A stretch of DNA from Microbacterium sp. LWS13-1.2:
AACACGAGCAGCACGAACGCCATGGAGAAGAAGCGCCGGATCGCGCCGCCGTCGCCCACCCCGCGCGCGCGGCGCGCGAGGCCCATGCTGCGCCAGTCGTCGAGGAAGAGGCCCAGCGTGCGCGTGCCGGCGAGCACCCCGAGCACGAAGCGGCTCGGCAGCTTCGCGACCTGCGCGAGCGCGTCGGCGAGCTCGGTGGGGTCGGTGCGGCCGAACAGCAGGATCGTCGGCAGGGCGAGCGCGAGCACGCGCAGGCACACCGCGACGGCGAGAGCGATCGAGTCGTCGCTGATCGTGGCGTACCAGAACGACCAGTAGACCGTTCCGCCCGGCTCGGCATACAGCAGCATGCTGATGCCCGCGACGGGGGCGAAGACGAGGATCGGCAGCATCCGCTTCAGTACGGTCATGGCTCCGAGACCGGTCAGCGGGATGCAGGTGAGCTGCAGCGCGATCGCCACGAGGGCGCTCGTCACGTCGATCGACGCGAGCAGCGGCACCGACAGCAGCAGCGCGAGCACGAT
This window harbors:
- a CDS encoding energy-coupling factor transporter transmembrane component T; protein product: MTAVDARTDAHDVGAERAAWLDGVNPVTKIVLALLLSVPLLASIDVTSALVAIALQLTCIPLTGLGAMTVLKRMLPILVFAPVAGISMLLYAEPGGTVYWSFWYATISDDSIALAVAVCLRVLALALPTILLFGRTDPTELADALAQVAKLPSRFVLGVLAGTRTLGLFLDDWRSMGLARRARGVGDGGAIRRFFSMAFVLLVFAVRRGTKLAMAMEARGFGSGIPRTWSRPSRLHPRDLVALLGAAAIMAVAIAAAVAAGTFRFVWS